CGTGATCAACACCGAAACGCGCGATATGTACCTGTCGCGGGTCGCCGCCCTGAATGCCGGGATCTCCAAGGAGACGCCGGCCTTCAACGTCAATCGGCTGTGCGGTTCCGGCTTGCAGGCCATCGTGTCGGCGGCACAATGCATCATGCTGGGCGACGCGGATATCGCCGTCGGCGCCGGCGCGGAAAACATGAGCCGCGGGCCTTATATCTCGCCAGCCCAGCGCTGGGGTTCGCGGATGGGCGACGCGACGCTGTCGGACATGATGGTCGGGGCGCTGACCGACCCTTTCCAGCGCGTTCACATGGGCATCACCGCCGAAAACGTCGCGGCCAAGTACGAGATCAGCCGCGACGACCAGGATGCGCTGGCGCTGGAGTCGCATCGGCGCGCGGCGGCGGCCATCGACGCGGGATATTTCAAGGACCAGATCGTCCCGGTCGTCATCAAGACCCGCAAGGGAGAGGTGCGCTTCGAGGTCGATGAGCATGTACGCCGCGACGTCGATGCCGGCACGATGGGCAAGCTCAAGCCCGTGTTCCAGAAAGAGAACGGCACCGTCACGGCGGGCAACGCCAGCGGTATCAACGACGGTGCGGCCGCCGTGGTGCTGATGAGCGCCGACGTGGCGGGCAAGCGCGGGGTCAAGCCGCTCGCGAGGCTGGTGGCCTATGGCCATGCGGGCGTCGATCCCGCCTATATGGGCATCGGGCCGGTCCCGGCGACGCAGGCCGCCTTGAAACGGGCGGGGCTGAGCATCGACCAGATGGATGTCGTCGAAGCCAACGAAGCCTTCGCCGCGCAGGCTTGCGCCGTCACGCGCCAACTGGGCCTGGACCCCGCCAAGGTCAACCCCAACGGCAGCGGTATTGCGCTGGGCCACCCCATCGGCGCCACCGGCGCCATCATTACAGTCAAGGCCTTGTACGAGCTGCAGCGCATCAAGGGCCGCTACGCCCTGGTCACCATGTGCATCGGCGGTGGACAGGGTATCGCCGCGATTTTCGAGCGGATCTGACTCGCTGTATGCCGCCACGCACCACGCCGTCCGCCCAGGATATCCCCACGCTTTCCGAATCGGACGGCATCCGGTATCTGCATTTCGACAGTCCCTGGATTCAGGGCGCCATGCGAGTGGCCGATCCGGTCGATCTCGTCCTCGAGTACACCGGCCAGATGATGGCCTGGCTGCTCTTCATGGAACCGCCCAAGGACGGCGCGATCGGCCTGCTGGGCCTGGGCGCCGGTTCGCTGGCGCGCTTTTGCGTCAAGCGCACCCGCAGCCCCGTGGTCGCGGTGGAGTGGAATCCGCGCGTGACCGCGATTTGCCATGCTTTCTTCCGGCTGCCCGGCCCGCCCCGGCTGGTTGTGGAGGAGGGCGACGCCGGGGCCTGGGTGGCGGAACCGGCGAATGCCGGGCGCTGTCCCATCCTCATGGTGGACCTGTACGACGCCCAGGCCCGCGGGCCGGTGCGCGATTCCGTGCGTTTCTATCGCGATTGCCGGCGCGTGCTGGGCGATACCGGCGTGCTGGCGGTCAACCTGTTCGGCGAACACGAAAGCTTTCCGCGCAATATCGATAACCTCTCCGCCGCCTTCGACGGCAGGCTGGCCATGCTGCCCGAAATCGACGCAGGCAATCGCATCGTGCTGGGATTCACGGGGCCGCCCATCGACATTCCCGTCGAGGCCCTGCTGGATCGCGCGGCAATAGTAGAGGCGGTCTACGGCTTGCCCGCGCGCCGCTGGGCACGCGCGCTGGCCGGCCAGGCGAGCGGGGGGCGGCTGGCGTACTGAGCCATAGGCGCGGCCCTCATCCCGCACGAGGGTTGCGCATGCCGTTCTCCGGTGCAAGAATGAACGCACCATAATTATGAATTACGGTGGCGTTCGCGCCGTTTCATGCCATGCACGCAAGCCACTCCTCCGCCGGGGCGCCGCAGCCCATCGTGCGCCAGGCCTTGTACCTGGAAGCGGCGCAGCGCCTGCGGGAAATGATCCGCT
Above is a genomic segment from Bordetella genomosp. 11 containing:
- a CDS encoding acetyl-CoA C-acyltransferase family protein, coding for MKEIIIAAGARTAVGTFGGALKDVPPIDLGSTAIREALARAGVDGAEVGHVAVGHVINTETRDMYLSRVAALNAGISKETPAFNVNRLCGSGLQAIVSAAQCIMLGDADIAVGAGAENMSRGPYISPAQRWGSRMGDATLSDMMVGALTDPFQRVHMGITAENVAAKYEISRDDQDALALESHRRAAAAIDAGYFKDQIVPVVIKTRKGEVRFEVDEHVRRDVDAGTMGKLKPVFQKENGTVTAGNASGINDGAAAVVLMSADVAGKRGVKPLARLVAYGHAGVDPAYMGIGPVPATQAALKRAGLSIDQMDVVEANEAFAAQACAVTRQLGLDPAKVNPNGSGIALGHPIGATGAIITVKALYELQRIKGRYALVTMCIGGGQGIAAIFERI
- a CDS encoding spermidine synthase, translated to MPPRTTPSAQDIPTLSESDGIRYLHFDSPWIQGAMRVADPVDLVLEYTGQMMAWLLFMEPPKDGAIGLLGLGAGSLARFCVKRTRSPVVAVEWNPRVTAICHAFFRLPGPPRLVVEEGDAGAWVAEPANAGRCPILMVDLYDAQARGPVRDSVRFYRDCRRVLGDTGVLAVNLFGEHESFPRNIDNLSAAFDGRLAMLPEIDAGNRIVLGFTGPPIDIPVEALLDRAAIVEAVYGLPARRWARALAGQASGGRLAY